A window of Primulina tabacum isolate GXHZ01 chromosome 4, ASM2559414v2, whole genome shotgun sequence contains these coding sequences:
- the LOC142541959 gene encoding uncharacterized protein LOC142541959: MGACFKCVKVGHRIKDCPENKDKGTGPSKPNENKTNARVYVITNEEADNLNDVVAGTVLRNELPAYALLDCGAMHSFVSRRFAKKLKLEHETLSEPLKVATPSRKTIETHKLSKHHARVDCQKKNVKLQAATKKEIIYHGNSKERKSMLSASQTWKAIKCGEEIYLAMISEVREETTPKLEEILVVQECPDVFPEDLPGAIPDREVEFEINLVPGAAPISKALY, from the exons ATGGGTGCTTGTTTCAAATGTGTAAAGGTGGGTCATCGGATTAAAGATTGTCCTGAGAACAAAGATAAAGGGACTGGACCCAGTAAACcaaatgaaaacaagactaaCGCTCGGGTATATGTCATAACCAACGAAGAAGCTGATAACCTCAACGATGTGGTGGCTGGTACGGTTTTACGAAATGAATTGCCTGCTTATGCATTGCTTGATTGTGGTGCTATGCActcatttgtgtctagaagatttgctaaaaAGCTGAAACTTGAGCATGAAACTCTTAGTGAACCGTTAAAAGTTGCAACACCTTCTAGAAAAACTATTGAGACCCATAAG TTATCTAAACACCATGCCAGGGTAGACtgccaaaagaaaaatgttaaactTCAGGCTGCGACtaaaaaagaaataatataCCATGGAAATTCCAAGGAACGAAAATCTATGCTATCTGCCTCACAAACCTGGAAGGCCATAAAATGCGGTGAGGAAATCTACCTAGCAATGATCAGCGAAGTCAGAGAAGAAACTACTCCAAAGTTGGAAGAAATTCTAGTCGTCCAAGAATGTCCAGATGTTTTCCCCGAGGATTTACCGGGTGCGATACCCGATAGAGAAGTGGagtttgaaatcaatttggtccctggtgctgcaccaatTTCAAAGGCACTATACTGA